A DNA window from Candidatus Sulfidibacterium hydrothermale contains the following coding sequences:
- the argC gene encoding N-acetyl-gamma-glutamyl-phosphate reductase: MIQVGIVGGTGYVAGELLRILMLHTGVEIRFVYSHSHAGEKITTVHDDLFPLENMYFTDKVFPDADVVFLCLGHGHSSRFLTENHFSEKTKIIDLSNDFRLKENRQFGNRHFVYGLTEINHQQVQTADSTANPGCFATAIQLALLPLAHDKLLENEIHIHGITGSTGAGKGLSETTHFSWRNNNISVYKAFTHQHLGEIKETLTSYQKEASRYPFHFIPFRGDFSRGIFVTAYTRSALSEKELQEKYRQFYAKSIFTRVTDQNIHLKQVVNTNYCLIHVEKHENMAFITAAIDNLLKGAAGQAVENMNLMCGFPQDTGLKLKAVYY; encoded by the coding sequence ATGATACAAGTAGGAATTGTTGGCGGCACCGGATACGTGGCCGGAGAATTATTGCGTATTTTAATGCTTCACACCGGGGTGGAAATCCGGTTTGTGTATAGCCATTCGCATGCCGGAGAAAAAATAACAACCGTACACGATGATCTTTTCCCTTTGGAAAATATGTACTTCACCGACAAAGTATTTCCGGATGCCGATGTGGTTTTTCTATGTCTTGGTCATGGCCATTCCAGCCGGTTTTTGACAGAAAATCACTTTTCGGAAAAAACAAAAATCATCGATCTGAGCAATGACTTCCGGTTAAAGGAAAATCGGCAATTTGGAAACCGCCATTTTGTTTACGGGCTGACCGAAATAAACCATCAGCAGGTACAAACAGCTGATTCCACAGCCAATCCGGGATGCTTTGCCACTGCTATACAATTGGCCCTGTTACCTTTGGCACATGACAAATTATTGGAAAACGAAATCCATATCCACGGAATCACCGGATCTACCGGCGCAGGAAAAGGACTTTCTGAAACCACCCATTTTAGCTGGCGAAACAATAACATTTCGGTTTATAAGGCCTTTACTCACCAGCACCTTGGCGAAATCAAAGAAACACTAACCAGCTACCAAAAAGAAGCCTCCCGGTATCCTTTTCATTTTATTCCCTTTCGGGGTGATTTTTCGCGGGGAATCTTTGTTACGGCCTACACCCGGAGTGCTCTCTCCGAAAAAGAGCTCCAGGAAAAATACCGCCAATTTTATGCTAAAAGTATTTTTACCCGGGTTACGGATCAAAACATTCACCTGAAACAGGTAGTGAATACCAATTATTGCTTAATCCATGTTGAAAAACATGAAAATATGGCTTTCATAACAGCTGCCATCGATAACTTATTAAAAGGAGCAGCAGGTCAGGCTGTTGAAAATATGAACCTGATGTGTGGTTTCCCGCAGGATACCGGATTGAAATTAAAAGCTGTTTATTATTAA
- the proC gene encoding pyrroline-5-carboxylate reductase, with protein MNKTTIAIIGAGNLGMAIIKGLLSSSLKKDIQIIATKRKLPEKQLFNADNLYFTKDNGEAVQKADVVIFSVQPDQFQTIVSDVKPYLKHQVLISTITGLTLEALQNTLGKESRIVRSMPNTAIAVSQSMTCLSYTGDDESIQMAETIFNTLGKTLIIEDELMQAATVLGASGIAFWMRLIRATTQGGIQLGFDADEAKAIAVQTCLGAASILAENNHAHPENEIDKVTTPKGCTIRGLNEMEYRGLSSALIRGLTASYEMISQIKEKM; from the coding sequence ATGAACAAGACAACCATTGCCATTATCGGAGCCGGAAATCTCGGTATGGCCATCATCAAAGGATTATTATCATCGTCTTTAAAAAAAGACATTCAGATTATTGCCACAAAGAGAAAACTTCCGGAAAAACAATTATTTAACGCTGATAATCTATATTTTACAAAAGATAACGGAGAAGCCGTACAAAAAGCCGATGTGGTGATTTTCTCGGTGCAACCCGATCAATTCCAAACCATCGTTTCGGATGTTAAACCCTATTTAAAACATCAGGTGCTTATTTCTACCATTACCGGATTAACATTGGAAGCACTGCAAAACACACTGGGAAAAGAGAGCCGTATTGTCCGCTCCATGCCCAATACAGCCATTGCCGTAAGCCAAAGCATGACCTGTTTAAGTTATACGGGTGACGACGAAAGTATCCAAATGGCAGAAACCATTTTTAACACACTGGGCAAAACCCTTATTATTGAAGATGAACTCATGCAGGCGGCTACCGTTTTAGGCGCCAGCGGAATAGCTTTCTGGATGCGACTCATCCGGGCTACCACCCAAGGCGGAATCCAGCTGGGTTTTGATGCCGACGAAGCCAAAGCCATTGCGGTGCAAACCTGTCTTGGTGCAGCCAGCATTCTGGCAGAAAACAATCATGCGCACCCTGAAAATGAAATTGATAAAGTAACTACCCCAAAAGGTTGTACCATACGCGGACTGAACGAAATGGAATACAGAGGATTAAGCTCTGCGCTTATCCGCGGATTAACCGCTTCGTATGAAATGATTTCTCAAATCAAAGAAAAAATGTAG
- a CDS encoding aspartate aminotransferase family protein, which yields MKLFDVYPRFNVEIKKASGAFLYDNQNQKYLDLYGGHGVISIGHTHLVYTAMIKQQLEKLGFYSNSVQLPIQEKLATQLTTFSGYPEYTLFLCNSGAEANENALKLASFHTGKKRVIAFKNSFHGRTAAALSVTDNPNLLAPLHTETFPVDFLPLNDRQEWNKALEKDDICAVIVEGIQGVGGLDMPEPSFLQKMREDTRKKGIVLILDEIQSGYGRSGKFFAHQFAGIKPDLITMAKGMGNGFPIAGVLISPEFEARAGMLGTTFGGNPLACAAGLAVLHVMQQENLMENVHEVNDFLIQSLSKIPQIKEIKGKGLMLGLAFDFPVQELRKKLLYEHHILTGSSANPNLLRILPPLSIQREQIAAFPGALKKALQSK from the coding sequence ATGAAACTATTCGATGTCTATCCCCGGTTTAATGTGGAAATAAAAAAGGCTTCCGGTGCCTTTTTGTACGATAACCAGAACCAAAAATATCTCGACCTGTATGGCGGACACGGGGTTATATCTATCGGGCATACCCATTTGGTTTACACGGCCATGATCAAACAACAGCTGGAAAAGCTGGGATTTTATTCCAACTCGGTTCAGCTTCCCATACAAGAAAAACTGGCCACCCAGCTCACCACTTTCTCCGGTTATCCTGAATACACGTTATTTTTGTGCAACTCAGGAGCCGAAGCCAATGAAAATGCCCTAAAGCTGGCTTCTTTTCATACCGGGAAAAAACGGGTCATCGCCTTTAAGAACAGTTTTCACGGAAGAACAGCTGCCGCGCTCTCGGTAACGGACAATCCGAACCTGTTGGCTCCACTTCACACCGAAACCTTTCCGGTGGACTTTCTCCCGTTGAACGATCGGCAGGAATGGAACAAGGCACTGGAAAAAGACGATATCTGTGCTGTGATTGTAGAAGGAATACAAGGCGTGGGCGGTTTGGATATGCCGGAACCTTCTTTTCTTCAGAAAATGCGTGAGGATACCCGGAAAAAAGGAATTGTACTCATCCTGGATGAAATACAAAGTGGTTATGGAAGATCCGGCAAATTCTTTGCCCATCAGTTTGCCGGTATAAAACCAGACCTAATTACAATGGCCAAAGGAATGGGAAATGGATTTCCTATCGCCGGAGTACTTATCAGTCCTGAATTTGAAGCCCGTGCCGGAATGTTGGGAACTACTTTTGGCGGCAACCCATTGGCCTGTGCAGCCGGCTTGGCCGTTTTACACGTCATGCAACAGGAAAACCTGATGGAAAATGTTCATGAAGTAAATGATTTTCTGATACAATCGTTATCAAAGATTCCTCAAATCAAAGAAATAAAAGGAAAAGGATTAATGCTGGGACTGGCTTTTGACTTTCCGGTACAGGAATTACGAAAAAAATTATTGTACGAACATCACATCCTTACCGGTTCGTCAGCCAATCCGAACTTACTTCGAATTTTGCCGCCGTTGAGCATTCAACGCGAACAAATTGCCGCCTTTCCGGGAGCATTAAAAAAAGCACTACAATCAAAATAA
- the argB gene encoding acetylglutamate kinase, with the protein MISSEKEKISIIKIGGKLLDNPLRLKFFLDLLAQWKGKKILVHGGGSEASRFSQQLGIEPQMINGRRITSEKDIQIVTMVYAGWLNKKLVTALQMRNCNALGLSGADGNVILAEKRPVKDIDYGFVGDVKKVRADFLQLLLKQDITPVLNAITHDSKGNLLNTNADTIAAETAIAMSRFFETTLIYCFEKQGVLTDVEDENSVIPEMNKTLYQQMKETGQIHQGMLPKLHTGFDALQRGVHRVFIGNETILQGKNTLFTQLKQ; encoded by the coding sequence ATGATTTCTTCGGAAAAAGAAAAAATAAGCATCATTAAGATAGGGGGGAAGCTGCTGGATAATCCGTTGCGTCTCAAATTTTTCCTGGATTTACTCGCCCAATGGAAAGGTAAAAAAATATTGGTGCATGGGGGAGGCTCGGAAGCCAGCCGGTTCAGCCAGCAATTGGGAATTGAACCGCAAATGATTAACGGACGCCGGATTACCTCTGAAAAGGATATCCAAATTGTTACCATGGTTTATGCCGGATGGCTTAATAAAAAACTGGTAACGGCCCTTCAAATGCGGAATTGTAATGCCCTGGGACTATCCGGAGCAGACGGAAACGTTATTCTGGCAGAAAAACGCCCGGTCAAAGACATTGATTATGGCTTTGTCGGAGATGTTAAAAAGGTCCGTGCCGATTTTCTTCAACTTCTCTTAAAACAAGATATTACACCCGTTTTAAACGCGATAACCCACGATAGCAAAGGAAATTTATTGAATACCAATGCCGACACCATTGCAGCTGAAACAGCCATTGCAATGAGCCGGTTTTTTGAAACAACACTTATCTACTGCTTTGAAAAACAAGGCGTTTTGACCGATGTAGAAGATGAAAATTCTGTGATTCCAGAAATGAACAAGACGCTTTACCAACAAATGAAGGAAACAGGACAGATTCACCAGGGAATGCTCCCCAAACTGCATACCGGTTTTGATGCACTGCAACGCGGGGTGCATCGCGTTTTTATCGGAAACGAAACCATACTGCAGGGAAAAAATACACTTTTCACGCAACTAAAACAATAA